One region of Gossypium raimondii isolate GPD5lz chromosome 6, ASM2569854v1, whole genome shotgun sequence genomic DNA includes:
- the LOC105772259 gene encoding uncharacterized protein LOC105772259, producing the protein MAEEEFQESEVVFSDHNSNHYGTHDEDAAVNDDEYFDYRGFSKNSRVSRNYKSKKNNSTTKKNNNKMAASSLPVNIPRQHGATVFHCDGEADEYDDGGMVPPHVILGRRIAGKMAFSVCTGNGRTLKGRDLSQVRNSVLRMTGFLEA; encoded by the coding sequence ATGGCTGAAGAAGAGTTCCAAGAGTCCGAGGTTGTGTTCTCCGACCACAACAGCAACCATTACGGCACACATGACGAGGATGCTGCTGTTAACGATGATGAGTACTTCGATTACCGAGGATTCTCCAAAAACAGCCGCGTTTCACGTAACTACAAATCCAAGAAAAACAACAGCACCACGAAGAAGAACAACAACAAGATGGCCGCCAGTTCGCTGCCTGTAAACATTCCACGTCAACACGGCGCTACTGTTTTCCATTGCGACGGCGAAGCCGATGAATATGACGACGGCGGAATGGTGCCTCCCCATGTTATTTTAGGAAGGAGAATTGCGGGGAAAATGGCGTTTTCTGTTTGTACTGGCAATGGAAGGACACTTAAAGGAAGGGATTTGAGTCAAGTGCGAAATTCAGTTCTTAGAATGACAGGATTCTTGGAAGCCTAA